The following are encoded together in the Malaya genurostris strain Urasoe2022 chromosome 3, Malgen_1.1, whole genome shotgun sequence genome:
- the LOC131438001 gene encoding uncharacterized protein LOC131438001, with product MLKLLLIVLLVILSNHGLCNPINSEPSALRYERIKRQFSANVGATHLQGEGTDFTAEAIARLWRSQSGTTEVQGSASYNQHFGGFEGNGRDYRLKLKIVFT from the exons ATGcttaaattattattaatagTATTGCTAGTTATTCTTAGTAACCATGGTTTGTGTAATCCAATTAATAGCGAG CCATCTGCGCTTCGCTACGAACGGATTAAACGCCAATTCAGTGCCAATGTAGGAGCAACACACCTGCAGGGTGAGGGAACGGATTTCACGGCTGAAGCAATAGCTCGATTGTGGCGCAGTCAAAGCGGTACTACGGAAGTACAAGGTTCAGCTAGCTATAATCAACATTTTGGAGGATTCGAGGGGAACG GTCGCGATTATCGATTAAAGTTGAAAATAGTTTTCACGTAA
- the LOC131438000 gene encoding NADH dehydrogenase [ubiquinone] 1 alpha subcomplex subunit 5 produces MSGPIKKATELTGLAVAKNPHHTLTALYNKILRAVAKMPEDAAYRRYTEQVVKNRVSIVASTPNVNEIEEKINGGQVEELIIQAENELNLARKMLGWKPWEALVKQAPATQWTWPPAKIHELK; encoded by the exons ATGTCTGGCCCAATTAAAAAG gcaACTGAATTAACCGGATTGGCTGTAGCCAAGAATCCGCATCATACACTTACGGCGTTGTACAATAAGATCTTGCGAGCAGTTGCTAAAATGCCGGAAGACGCAGCATACCGCCGTTACACGGAACAGGTCGTCAAAAATCGAGTCAGCATAGTTGCTTCT ACACCAAATGTAAATGaaatagaagaaaaaatcaatggCGGTCAGGTTGAAGAGCTGATAATACAAGCTGAAAATGAACTTAACTTGGCTCGAAAGATGCTAGGCTGGAAGCCTTGGGAGGCCCTTGTGAAACAGGCACCGGCGACACAGTGGACATGGCCCCCAGCCAAAATCCACGAACTCAAATAA
- the LOC131435594 gene encoding tax1-binding protein 3 homolog, whose protein sequence is MAKMAFQHQAGTAMECLSIPITLHKEKDIDEEGREVLKCGFKIGGGIDQDFKKSPQGYTDYGIYVTEVHEGSPAAKSGLRMHDKILQCNGYDFTMVTHKKAVSYIRKNPVLNLLVARKGVTST, encoded by the exons ATGGCAAAAATGGCGTTCCAGCACCAGGCGGGCACCGCGATGGAGTGCTTAAGC ATTCCCATAACGTTGCACAAAGAAAAGGACATCGATGAGGAAGGTCGAGAAGTGCTGAAATGTGGCTTTAAAATTGGCGGTGGAATCGATCAAGACTTTAAGAAAAGTCCTCAGGGATACACTGACTAT GGCATTTATGTCACGGAGGTTCACGAGGGCAGTCCAGCGGCGAAGTCTGGCCTACGAATGCATGACAAAATTCTGCAATGTAACGGGTATGATTTCACTATGGTTACTCACAAAAAGGCAGTCAGTTACATTAGGAAAAATCCTGTGTTGAATTTGCTTGTTGCACGAAAAGGTGTGACGTCTACCTAA